From Syntrophaceae bacterium, one genomic window encodes:
- a CDS encoding SagB/ThcOx family dehydrogenase, whose translation MTDPHLEKFRFFLKDTIRRHTDFSRTDQNRGVPPPPVEKPWPPDAARITLPSVRPGDSTPACDLAGAMARRRSRRDFLPEPLSLETLSFLLWATQGVRKVLDRGHALRTVPSAGCRHALETYLCALNVAGIDPGIYRYLPLEHELLPVSREESLSSELVAAAFGQPCLGRSAVTFVWTAIPYRMEWRYGRAAHKVIALDAGHVCQNLYLACEAAELGTCAVAAYDQEAMDRLLGVDGEEEFTIYLAPVGKARD comes from the coding sequence ATGACCGATCCGCACCTGGAAAAATTCCGGTTTTTCCTCAAGGACACGATCCGCCGGCACACCGACTTCTCCCGGACCGACCAGAACCGGGGCGTCCCTCCCCCGCCCGTCGAGAAGCCCTGGCCGCCGGATGCCGCCCGCATCACCCTGCCGTCCGTCCGGCCCGGCGATTCGACCCCCGCCTGCGACCTCGCGGGGGCCATGGCCCGCCGCCGGAGCCGCCGGGACTTTCTTCCGGAGCCGCTCTCCCTGGAGACGCTCTCGTTCCTTCTCTGGGCCACTCAGGGCGTCCGGAAGGTTCTCGACCGCGGCCACGCCCTCCGGACGGTCCCCTCGGCAGGCTGCCGCCACGCCCTGGAGACGTATCTGTGCGCCTTGAATGTGGCGGGCATCGATCCCGGGATCTACCGGTATCTTCCGCTGGAGCACGAACTCCTGCCGGTGTCCCGCGAGGAGAGCCTGTCATCGGAACTCGTTGCGGCGGCCTTCGGCCAACCCTGCCTCGGCCGGTCGGCGGTCACCTTCGTCTGGACCGCGATTCCCTACCGGATGGAGTGGCGCTACGGACGGGCGGCCCACAAGGTCATCGCCCTGGATGCCGGCCATGTCTGCCAGAACCTCTACCTGGCCTGCGAGGCCGCGGAACTCGGGACCTGTGCGGTGGCCGCCTACGACCAGGAGGCCATGGACCGCCTGCTGGGCGTCGACGGGGAGGAGGAGTTCACCATCTACCTCGCCCCGGTGGGGAAGGCGCGCGACTGA
- a CDS encoding DEAD/DEAH box helicase family protein: MNKKDLSERDICTKFITPAIVKAGWDVHSQIREEVGFTKGRIIVRGKLVTRGKARRADYILYYQPNIPLALIEAKDNNHAVGGGMQQALEYAAALDIPFVFSSNGDAFLFHDSTGLSSPIETELALDAFPTPEQLWSRYRTWKGLSAEQEETFLQSYYEDGGGKEPRYYQRIAINRTIEAIAKGRDRILLVMATGTGKTYTAFQIIWRLWKSGRKKRILFLADRNFLVDQAMVNDFRPFGKAMAKLSTQSKTIEREDGTKVDLPTAVDKKYRRIDTSYEIYLALYQAITGPEDRQKLFRELSRDFFDLIVIDECHRGSAAEDSAWREILDHFSSATQIGLTATPKETEYVSNIHYFGPPVYFYSLKDGIRDGFLAPYKVVKIHMDVDIEGYRPTRGEVDKYGNEIEDRIYNQKDFDRSLVIDERTKRVAARISDFLKESGDRFQKTIVFCVDTEHAARMRQALINENEDLVKKNTRYVMRITGDDTEGNAQLGNFTDPEATFPVLVTTSRLLAIGIDVQTCRLIALDREVGSMTEFKQIIGRGTRVHEDTAKYYFTILDFRKATNHFADPDFDGEPVQIYEPGEGDPVTPPDDVPHTSDGEDPIPPEPGNDETVIVDPEPPDITIPPGSDRRYKFYIEGKPVEVVAERIQYLDENGKLVTESLRDYSKRTLRKRYASLDEFLRRWKESERKQAVIDELAEEGLLLEPLAEEVGKDLDPFDLICHVAFDRPPLTRRERADNVRKGDVFARYGDQARAVLEAILQKYQDDGVTDLDDPQILRVAPFASMGTPMELIKRFGGRAGFEQAVHELQNVLYREVA; the protein is encoded by the coding sequence GTGAATAAAAAAGACCTGAGCGAGCGGGACATCTGCACCAAGTTCATTACCCCGGCGATTGTCAAAGCAGGCTGGGACGTTCATTCCCAGATCCGCGAGGAAGTCGGCTTCACCAAGGGCAGGATCATCGTCCGCGGAAAGCTGGTAACCCGCGGCAAGGCCCGACGAGCCGACTACATCCTCTACTACCAGCCGAACATCCCCCTTGCCCTCATCGAAGCGAAGGACAACAACCACGCCGTCGGCGGCGGCATGCAGCAGGCGCTGGAATACGCCGCGGCCCTGGACATCCCCTTCGTCTTTTCCTCGAATGGCGACGCCTTCCTCTTCCATGACAGCACCGGCCTTTCCAGCCCGATCGAGACAGAACTTGCTCTCGATGCCTTCCCCACCCCGGAGCAGCTCTGGAGCCGCTACCGAACATGGAAAGGGCTGAGTGCGGAACAGGAAGAAACCTTCCTGCAGAGCTATTACGAAGACGGCGGCGGGAAAGAGCCGCGTTATTACCAGCGCATCGCCATCAACCGAACCATCGAGGCCATTGCCAAGGGCCGGGATCGAATTCTCCTGGTCATGGCCACCGGAACCGGCAAGACATACACGGCCTTCCAGATCATCTGGCGCCTGTGGAAGTCAGGACGGAAGAAGCGCATCCTCTTCCTTGCCGACCGCAACTTCCTGGTCGACCAGGCCATGGTCAACGACTTTCGGCCCTTTGGAAAGGCCATGGCAAAGCTCAGCACCCAGTCCAAAACCATCGAGCGCGAGGACGGCACAAAGGTGGACCTGCCGACCGCTGTGGATAAGAAATACCGGCGCATCGACACCTCCTATGAAATCTACCTGGCCCTCTACCAGGCCATCACCGGCCCGGAAGACCGGCAGAAGCTGTTTCGGGAACTGTCGCGGGATTTCTTCGACCTGATCGTCATCGATGAGTGCCACCGTGGTAGCGCCGCCGAGGACTCCGCCTGGCGTGAAATTCTCGATCATTTTTCCTCGGCCACACAGATCGGTCTCACCGCCACCCCAAAAGAAACCGAATACGTTTCGAACATCCATTACTTCGGGCCACCGGTTTATTTCTATTCTCTGAAGGACGGCATCCGCGACGGATTCCTCGCGCCATACAAGGTCGTGAAAATCCACATGGACGTCGATATCGAGGGCTACCGGCCGACCCGGGGGGAGGTCGACAAATACGGCAATGAGATCGAGGATCGCATTTACAACCAGAAGGATTTCGACCGCAGCCTGGTCATCGACGAGCGCACCAAGCGGGTGGCCGCCAGGATCTCTGATTTCCTGAAAGAGAGCGGAGACCGTTTTCAAAAGACCATCGTGTTCTGCGTCGATACGGAGCACGCTGCCCGGATGCGCCAAGCCCTGATCAATGAGAACGAAGACCTGGTCAAAAAGAACACCCGCTACGTCATGCGGATCACCGGCGACGATACGGAGGGAAACGCCCAGCTCGGCAATTTCACGGATCCCGAGGCAACCTTCCCGGTGCTGGTCACGACCTCCCGCCTCCTTGCCATCGGGATCGACGTGCAGACCTGCCGCCTCATCGCGCTCGACCGCGAGGTTGGCTCCATGACGGAGTTCAAGCAGATCATCGGCCGCGGGACTCGTGTCCATGAAGACACGGCGAAGTACTACTTCACCATCCTCGATTTCCGGAAGGCCACCAACCACTTCGCCGATCCCGATTTCGACGGCGAGCCGGTGCAGATTTACGAACCCGGTGAGGGTGATCCGGTGACTCCGCCGGACGATGTCCCGCACACGAGCGACGGGGAGGATCCGATCCCGCCCGAGCCCGGCAACGACGAGACGGTCATCGTCGATCCGGAACCGCCGGACATCACGATCCCGCCAGGAAGCGACAGGCGCTACAAGTTTTACATCGAAGGGAAACCCGTGGAAGTCGTCGCTGAGCGCATTCAGTACCTGGATGAGAACGGCAAGCTCGTCACCGAGTCCCTGCGGGACTATTCAAAGCGGACACTTCGCAAACGATATGCCAGCCTGGATGAATTCCTCCGCCGTTGGAAGGAATCCGAACGCAAGCAGGCGGTGATCGACGAACTGGCAGAGGAAGGCCTGCTCCTGGAGCCGTTGGCCGAAGAGGTGGGAAAAGACCTGGACCCCTTCGATCTCATCTGCCACGTAGCCTTCGACCGGCCGCCCCTCACCCGCCGTGAGCGGGCCGACAATGTCCGCAAGGGAGATGTCTTCGCCAGGTATGGCGATCAGGCCCGCGCCGTGCTGGAGGCCATCCTCCAGAAATACCAGGACGACGGCGTCACCGACCTGGACGATCCGCAGATCCTCCGGGTCGCCCCCTTCGCCTCCATGGGAACCCCCATGGAACTGATCAAACGGTTCGGCGGCCGCGCGGGATTCGAGCAGGCCGTCCATGAGCTCCAGAACGTTCTGTATCGGGAGGTTGCCTGA
- a CDS encoding SAM-dependent DNA methyltransferase — protein sequence MSVRNTVKSIQDIMRQDVGVDGDAQRISQLCWMFFLKIIDDQDEELEMMRKGYRSPIPEKLKWRSWAADPEGMTGDELLSFVNDKLFPTLKELSGSAQDGRRRVVQSVFEDAYNYMKSGQLMRQVINKINAIDFNNLKERQHFGDLYEQILNDLQSAGNAGEYYTPRAVTAFMADRIDPKPGEILFDPACGTGGFLTCAIGHMRDRYVKTPEDEERMQKALRATEKKQLPHMLCVTNMLLHGIDDPSFVRHDNTLARPYVSYSKADRVDIVLTNPPFGGREEDGIETNFPKHFQTRETADLFLALIVRLLKPTGRAAVVLPDGTLFGEGVKTRLKEHLLEDCNLHTIVRLPNSVFKPYASIGTNLLFFEKGTETKEVWYYEHRVPEGQKAYSMTRPIRFEHLKPCIEWWDRREENEVAWKVTIDEIRARNFNLDFKNPHTVEENHGDPAELLAKLEQSETETARLRDRLKAILEEALLR from the coding sequence ATGTCCGTCCGCAACACCGTCAAATCCATCCAGGACATCATGCGCCAAGACGTCGGCGTCGACGGCGATGCCCAGCGCATTTCCCAGCTCTGCTGGATGTTCTTTCTCAAGATCATCGACGACCAGGACGAGGAATTGGAGATGATGCGGAAGGGTTACCGCTCGCCGATTCCCGAAAAGCTCAAGTGGCGTTCCTGGGCCGCCGACCCGGAGGGCATGACCGGTGATGAGCTTCTGTCCTTCGTCAATGACAAGCTTTTTCCCACCCTGAAGGAACTCTCCGGTTCCGCCCAGGACGGCCGCCGCCGCGTTGTGCAGAGCGTTTTCGAAGACGCCTACAACTACATGAAATCCGGCCAGCTCATGCGGCAGGTGATCAACAAGATCAACGCCATCGACTTCAACAACCTCAAGGAGCGCCAGCACTTCGGCGACCTGTACGAACAGATCCTCAACGACCTCCAGAGCGCCGGGAACGCAGGGGAGTATTACACGCCCCGCGCCGTCACGGCCTTCATGGCCGACCGCATCGACCCGAAGCCCGGCGAGATCCTCTTCGATCCCGCCTGCGGCACCGGGGGCTTCCTCACCTGCGCCATCGGGCACATGCGCGATCGCTACGTGAAGACCCCGGAGGACGAGGAGCGGATGCAAAAGGCCCTGCGGGCCACGGAGAAGAAGCAGCTTCCCCACATGCTCTGTGTCACGAACATGCTGCTCCATGGCATTGATGACCCCTCCTTCGTCCGTCACGACAACACCCTGGCCCGGCCGTATGTCAGCTATTCCAAGGCGGACCGCGTGGACATCGTCCTCACCAATCCTCCCTTCGGCGGCCGCGAGGAGGACGGCATCGAGACCAACTTCCCGAAGCACTTTCAGACCCGCGAGACGGCGGATCTCTTCCTGGCCCTGATCGTCCGCCTGCTCAAGCCCACTGGCCGCGCGGCCGTGGTGCTCCCCGACGGCACCCTATTCGGCGAGGGCGTCAAGACCCGGCTGAAGGAGCACCTGCTGGAGGATTGCAACCTCCATACGATCGTCCGCCTTCCCAACAGCGTCTTCAAGCCCTACGCCTCCATCGGCACGAACCTGCTCTTCTTCGAAAAGGGAACGGAGACGAAGGAGGTCTGGTACTACGAGCACCGCGTGCCCGAGGGCCAGAAGGCCTACTCCATGACCCGGCCCATCCGCTTCGAGCACCTGAAACCCTGCATCGAGTGGTGGGACCGGCGGGAGGAAAACGAAGTTGCCTGGAAGGTGACGATCGATGAGATCCGAGCCCGTAACTTCAACCTGGACTTCAAGAACCCACACACCGTTGAGGAAAACCACGGCGACCCCGCAGAACTCCTCGCCAAACTGGAACAGAGCGAGACCGAAACCGCCCGCCTCCGCGACCGCCTGAAGGCCATCCTGGAAGAGGCCCTCCTGCGATGA
- a CDS encoding SLC13 family permease, with translation MTLDMLIVLGVIALAVALFASEKLPVDLTAILVMCILLVTGIVTPAEGLSGFSNSATVTVAAMFILSAALTKTGAVNFLGDLTSRIFRFNFWVGLVGTMLAVGAMSAFINNTPIVAVFIPILLGLSTANKISPSRLLMPISFASMFGGVCTLIGTSTNILVNSIAVQYGLPAFGMFEFSSLGLVFFAAGMVYMVVVGVRMIPERSVAADLTEKFQMHEYLTDIILLPEAKSVGRKVSESPLVREVEIDIIEVIRGGRRLLTPLEEVVLQENDLLRVRCDIRQLQKLKERLGIRMISDCQLHDGDFQCEDLILTEVVIAPNSSLVGKTVKSARFRNVFRATALALRHRGQLMNTGFSETRLRAGDAILVEARRENVGAIRNDRNFVVVSEIETPQYRKEKILPALAIIAAVVITASLEILPIMIGAIIGAILLVGARCLSLEEAYEAIEWKVIFLLGGIISLGVALEKTGAAMFLSNRMIDLLAGLGPVAIVSALYLLSMLLTSAMSNNATAVLLAPIAITAAGTMGVSPKPFLMAVTFAASASFMTPVGYQTNTMIYGVGQYRFADFLKVGTPLNLIFWILATIFIPVFFPFQEGP, from the coding sequence ATGACCCTCGACATGCTGATCGTACTGGGAGTGATCGCGCTGGCCGTCGCTCTCTTCGCGTCGGAGAAGCTGCCCGTTGATCTCACGGCGATTCTCGTCATGTGCATCCTCCTCGTGACGGGGATCGTGACGCCCGCGGAGGGGCTCTCGGGTTTCAGCAACTCCGCCACGGTCACCGTCGCCGCCATGTTCATCCTCAGCGCCGCGCTGACAAAGACCGGGGCGGTGAATTTCCTCGGGGACCTGACGTCGAGGATCTTCCGCTTCAACTTCTGGGTCGGCCTCGTCGGAACCATGCTTGCCGTCGGCGCCATGTCCGCCTTCATCAACAATACGCCCATCGTGGCCGTGTTCATCCCGATCCTGCTGGGGCTCTCAACGGCGAACAAGATCAGCCCCTCCCGGCTCCTGATGCCGATCTCCTTCGCCTCCATGTTCGGCGGCGTCTGCACGCTCATCGGGACATCGACCAACATCCTGGTCAACTCCATCGCCGTTCAGTATGGCCTGCCGGCCTTCGGCATGTTCGAGTTCAGCTCCCTGGGGCTCGTCTTTTTCGCAGCCGGAATGGTCTACATGGTCGTCGTCGGCGTCAGGATGATCCCGGAACGGAGCGTCGCGGCCGACCTGACGGAAAAATTCCAGATGCATGAGTACCTGACGGACATCATTCTCCTTCCCGAGGCGAAGTCCGTCGGCAGAAAAGTATCTGAATCCCCCCTCGTCCGGGAGGTGGAGATCGATATCATCGAAGTGATCCGGGGCGGCAGGCGCCTGTTGACGCCCCTGGAGGAGGTCGTGCTCCAGGAGAACGACCTCCTCCGGGTCCGGTGCGACATCCGGCAGCTCCAGAAGCTGAAGGAGCGGCTGGGGATCCGGATGATCTCGGACTGCCAGCTTCATGACGGCGATTTCCAGTGCGAAGACCTGATCCTGACGGAGGTCGTCATCGCCCCGAACTCGAGCCTCGTGGGGAAAACGGTCAAGTCGGCCCGGTTCCGCAACGTTTTCCGGGCCACGGCCCTGGCCCTGCGGCATCGCGGCCAACTCATGAACACCGGCTTTTCCGAGACCCGCCTCCGGGCCGGTGACGCGATCCTGGTGGAGGCGCGGAGGGAAAATGTCGGGGCGATCCGGAACGACCGGAACTTCGTCGTCGTCTCGGAGATCGAGACGCCCCAGTACCGGAAGGAAAAGATCCTGCCCGCCCTGGCGATCATCGCCGCGGTAGTCATCACGGCGAGCCTGGAAATTCTGCCCATCATGATCGGGGCGATCATCGGAGCCATCCTCCTCGTCGGGGCCAGATGCCTTTCCCTGGAGGAGGCCTACGAGGCCATCGAGTGGAAGGTGATCTTCCTTCTCGGAGGGATCATCTCCCTGGGGGTCGCCCTGGAGAAGACGGGGGCGGCCATGTTCCTGTCCAATCGGATGATCGATCTCCTCGCCGGCCTGGGTCCCGTGGCGATCGTTTCCGCACTCTATCTTCTGTCCATGCTGCTTACGAGTGCCATGTCCAACAACGCAACCGCCGTACTTCTGGCACCCATAGCCATCACCGCGGCGGGCACCATGGGGGTCAGCCCGAAGCCTTTCCTGATGGCCGTCACCTTTGCCGCCTCCGCCAGTTTCATGACCCCCGTGGGCTACCAGACGAACACGATGATCTACGGCGTGGGCCAGTACCGGTTCGCCGATTTCCTGAAGGTGGGGACGCCGCTGAACCTGATCTTCTGGATCCTGGCGACGATCTTCATCCCCGTTTTCTTCCCCTTTCAGGAGGGACCATGA
- a CDS encoding mechanosensitive ion channel family protein, with protein MNTISDIADRIVDHLSIPLFSLGGSTFTLWMLVYLVFFSVLLVFAASRINRIVAYRILANSRIDLGVRIAIGSIVKYALLTIGFVIILQTAGIDLSSITILFGALGVGIGFGLQNITNNFVSGLIILFERPIKVGDRIEVSGIAGDVVDISMRATTIVTNDNISIIVPNSEFISSTVINWSHTDRSVRFNFPVGVSYREDPLKIRELLLEIALDHPGILKEPRPDVLFTEYGDSALMFNLRVWTSEYVNRPGVLKSHLYYEISRRFREAGVEIPFPQRDIHIKEMPRE; from the coding sequence ATGAACACGATCTCCGACATCGCGGACCGTATCGTCGATCATCTGAGCATTCCCCTGTTCTCCCTGGGCGGATCCACGTTCACCCTCTGGATGCTCGTCTACCTGGTCTTCTTTTCCGTCCTCCTCGTCTTCGCGGCGTCGAGGATCAACCGGATCGTCGCGTACCGGATCCTGGCGAACAGCCGGATCGACCTGGGCGTCCGGATCGCCATCGGGTCCATCGTGAAGTATGCCCTCCTGACGATCGGCTTCGTCATCATCCTGCAGACTGCGGGGATCGACCTGAGCAGCATCACCATCCTGTTCGGGGCCCTCGGCGTCGGCATCGGCTTCGGCCTGCAGAACATCACGAACAACTTCGTCAGCGGGCTCATCATCCTGTTCGAGCGGCCCATCAAGGTGGGCGACCGGATCGAGGTGTCCGGCATCGCCGGGGACGTTGTGGACATCTCCATGAGGGCCACCACCATCGTCACAAACGACAACATCTCCATCATCGTCCCGAACTCGGAGTTCATATCCTCGACGGTCATCAACTGGAGTCACACGGACCGCAGCGTCCGCTTCAACTTCCCCGTCGGGGTATCCTACCGGGAGGATCCCCTGAAGATCCGGGAACTCCTGCTGGAAATCGCCCTCGATCATCCCGGCATCCTGAAAGAGCCCCGACCGGACGTGCTGTTCACCGAGTACGGGGACAGCGCGCTGATGTTCAATCTGCGGGTCTGGACGAGCGAATATGTCAACCGTCCCGGAGTCCTGAAGAGCCATCTGTACTATGAGATCTCCCGGCGGTTCCGGGAGGCGGGTGTCGAAATTCCGTTTCCCCAGCGGGACATCCACATCAAGGAAATGCCTAGGGAGTGA